The region CGTCATACAGCGCGGCGATTTCCGTGACGATGGCGAGCCCCAGGCCGCTGCCGGCGGCGGCCTCGTCCAGCCGGCCAAAGCGCGCGGTTGCCAGCGCCTGTGCCTCGGGCGGCATGCCCGCGCCGTCGTCCTCGACCAGAATCTCCAGCACGCCTGAGTCCTCGCGCAGCGTGACGCGCACGCGCGTGCGCGCCCACTGGCAGGCGTTGTCGAGCAGGTTGCCCAGCATCTCGACCAGGTCCTGGCGGTCGCCGGCGAAATGCCCGCCACCGTCGACCGTCAGCGCCAGCGCCCGCTCCCGATGCAGGCGCGCCAGCGCGCGCGTCAGCTCGCGCACCGCGGGGGCGGCCTCGATGCGCTGGCCCCGGGCCGCGGCCGCGCCGGCGGCACGGGCGCGCGCGAGGTGGCGGTCCACCTGGCGCCGCATCGCTTCGACCTGGCCCGACACCGCTTGCGCCGCGGTGCCAGGCAACGCCGCGGCCTCGTTGGCCAGCACCGCAAGCGGGGTCTTGACCGCATGCGCCAGGTCGGCAGCCTGGCGGCGCGAGCGCTCCAGCGCCTGCGCATTGCGTGCCAGCAGGGCATTGATCTCGGTCACCAGCGGTTCCACCTCAGCGGGCCAGGCACCGCCCAGGCGTGCCTCGCGCCGCGCCTGCATGGCACTTAGCGCGCGCCGCAGCCGCGCCAGCGGGGCCAGGCCGAAACGCACCTGCGCCGCCACCGCGAGCATCAGGCCCAGCCCCAGCGCCGTCAGCGACCAGGCCAGCGTCTGGTTGAAACTGCGGCGCGCGGCGCGCAGTTCGGTGCGGTCCAGGGCCACGGCAATTTCCACCGGGGTATCGGCGGAGGCCAGCACCAGTTGTCGCGACACCACCAGCAGCGACTGGTGGTTCGGACCGGAGCGCACGTCGGCGTGCCCATCGGTGGCGTCCGACGCGTCAGGCAGGCGGTGCAGCACCGCCGACGGCATCTCGGTATCCCACAGCGAGCGCGAGCGCAGCAGCGTGCCGGGTGCCCGCGCCTGCCAGTAGGCGCCGGAATAGGGCAGTTCGTAGCGGGGATCGGCGGGACTGCGGTTCAGGACCAGCCTGCCGTCTGCGCTCCAGTCCAGCGCCGCGGCAAGGCTGGCGAGCTGGTGGTCGAGCTGGCGCACATAGGTATGGTTGACGTGGCGCTCGAACAAGGCCGAAAGCAGCCAGCCGCCGACCCCCAGCGCCGCGGCGAGCCAGATCGCCGCCACTGCCAGCAGGCGCAGCGCAAGCGAGCGGCGCAGTCGTGCCGGCATCTAGGGGCGCGCCTCCGGCGGCGGGCGCAGCCGATAGCCCTGGCCGCGCACGGTCTCGATGATGTCTACGCCAAGCTTGCGCCGCAGCCGGCCGACAAAGACCTCGATGGTATTGCTGTCGCGATCGAAGTCCTGCGCGTAGATGTGCTCGGTCAGCGCGGTCTTGCTGACGATCGCGCCCGGGTGGTGCATCAGGTAGTCCAGCACGCGGAATTCGTGGGCGGTCAGCACCACCGGCGCGCCGTCCACGCTGACCGTGCCGGCGCGGGGATTCATCCGGACCGGGCCACACTGCAGCTCGGGCGCGGGCATGCCGTGCGCGCGCCGGATCAGTGCGCGGATGCGCGCCAGCAGCTCTTCCATGCGGAACGGCTTGGACAGGTAGTCGTCGGCGCCCGCATCGATGCCTTCGACCTTCTCGGTCCAGCTGTCGCGCGCGGTCAGGATCAGCACCGGCGCATTCACCTGCGCGGCGCGCCAGCGGCGCAGCACCGAGAGCCCATCCAGCCGCGGCAGGCCCAGGTCGAGGATGACAGCGTCATAGGGCTCTTCCGCGCCCAGGTGCCAGGCGTCCAGGCCGTCGGCGGCAGTGTCGACGGCGTAGCCGGCGTCGGCCAGGCTCGCCCGGACCTGCGCGGCAAGGGTGGCTTCGTCTTCGACCAGCAAGATGCGCATGGATGTCCTGGCCGGGTCAGGGTTTGCGGCGCGCGCCTTCCAGCCCCCGCCCCTTGGCCTTGAGCAGGGCGGCGGTGCGTGCATCGTATTCGAGCTTGGCCACCGAGCCGCCGGGCAGCAGCAGCTTGACCTCGTATTGCCAGATGCCGTCGTCGTGATCCAGTTCCACTCCGATCACGTCGCCCGCGTACTGGCCCGAAACGGTGTCGAGGATGCGCGACAACGGCAGGATTTCGCCGGACTGCACGGCTGCGCGCGCGCGATCGGCATCCTTGTCGGCGTGCGCGGCGGGTACCGCCGCCAGTGCCAGCAGCGCCGCGGCCACCAGCGCGCGCGGGCGCAGCAGGGCGTGTAAGCAAGCGTTCATGGGC is a window of Cupriavidus taiwanensis LMG 19424 DNA encoding:
- a CDS encoding PepSY domain-containing protein; translation: MNACLHALLRPRALVAAALLALAAVPAAHADKDADRARAAVQSGEILPLSRILDTVSGQYAGDVIGVELDHDDGIWQYEVKLLLPGGSVAKLEYDARTAALLKAKGRGLEGARRKP
- a CDS encoding sensor histidine kinase; translation: MPARLRRSLALRLLAVAAIWLAAALGVGGWLLSALFERHVNHTYVRQLDHQLASLAAALDWSADGRLVLNRSPADPRYELPYSGAYWQARAPGTLLRSRSLWDTEMPSAVLHRLPDASDATDGHADVRSGPNHQSLLVVSRQLVLASADTPVEIAVALDRTELRAARRSFNQTLAWSLTALGLGLMLAVAAQVRFGLAPLARLRRALSAMQARREARLGGAWPAEVEPLVTEINALLARNAQALERSRRQAADLAHAVKTPLAVLANEAAALPGTAAQAVSGQVEAMRRQVDRHLARARAAGAAAARGQRIEAAPAVRELTRALARLHRERALALTVDGGGHFAGDRQDLVEMLGNLLDNACQWARTRVRVTLREDSGVLEILVEDDGAGMPPEAQALATARFGRLDEAAAGSGLGLAIVTEIAALYDGGLVLAASPLGGLAARLRLPAGQP
- a CDS encoding response regulator transcription factor — its product is MRILLVEDEATLAAQVRASLADAGYAVDTAADGLDAWHLGAEEPYDAVILDLGLPRLDGLSVLRRWRAAQVNAPVLILTARDSWTEKVEGIDAGADDYLSKPFRMEELLARIRALIRRAHGMPAPELQCGPVRMNPRAGTVSVDGAPVVLTAHEFRVLDYLMHHPGAIVSKTALTEHIYAQDFDRDSNTIEVFVGRLRRKLGVDIIETVRGQGYRLRPPPEARP